From the genome of Impatiens glandulifera chromosome 9, dImpGla2.1, whole genome shotgun sequence, one region includes:
- the LOC124914075 gene encoding C2 and GRAM domain-containing protein At1g03370-like, whose product MKLFVRVIEARNILAMDTNGFSDPYVKLQLGKQRSKSRVIKKTLNPTWNQEFCFKVEDLNDELLISVLDEDKYFNDDFIGQIKIPVSQVFDSIDQSLGTTWHSLHPKNKKLKNKDCGEILLTINFVQSNSLVDCQLHDDLLQNLTDSGSFSSVRSSTDSIRVTSPVRSEDSVSSKEKKLAVRLSQKFFSRGDKDTPSSPASSGIDSPDIQLAAAAATDEQSAQTFEQQLKTLESKHQEIETPNSLPGGIVLDQLYAISPSELNSVVFSQDSTILNSLAELQNNTDLQVGAWKLEAVGDNLKRVVTYTKAASKLVKATRATEEHTYIKADGKTFAVLAIVSTPDVPYGGTFKVEVLYLIKPGPELPSEKPSSQMVISWRVNFLQSTMMKGMIEGGARQGIKENFINFGNILIQSVKPVDMKDIASNKEQVLASLQTEPESDLKLAAKMFSNLTVLFAIVLGVYVLVHVWLAAPNQIQGFEFVGLDLPDSIGEIVVGGILTLLGARLLDLFSRFMQARTQKGGDHGIKAKGDGWLLTVALIEGCNLPAVDSSGFSDPYVVFTCNGKTKTSSIKFHGADPQWNEIFEFDAMDDSPSVLDVEVYDFDGPFSEAASLGHSKINFVTNNISDLADVWLPLQGKLAQTCQSKIHLRIFLDNTRGNNVVVSEYLTKMEKEVGTKLKPRSPQKNSAFQKLFGLTDQEFLINDFACHLKRKMPLQGRLFLSARIIGFHGDIFGRKTNFFFLWEDIEDIQVIPPTLSSMGSPIVVITLKPGRGEDAREGAKMQDAQGRLKFHFQTFVSFNIAYRTVMALWKAKSLSPEQKVQIVEEESEAKMLQPEDIGSFLGVEDVVNQSLVYSKVIAVPTSFFMELFIGSALEVKVMESAGCVNYCHSTWEFDDSDICQRNINYKFDKSISRFRGEVTSIQQRSHLPDQTNGWLIEEVMTLQGIPLGDYFSIHLKYQIEDLLQSIPRSNGCNVQVFFGIGWLKNTRHQKRITKNIVSSMHNRLKIIFDTVEKEFALENGAASSL is encoded by the exons ATGAAGCTCTTCGTGAGGGTTATTGAAGCTAGGAACATTCTGGCAATGGATACAAATGGATTCAGTGATCCGTACGTGAAATTACAGTTGGGAAAGCAAAGAAGCAAAAGTAGAGTGATTAAGAAGACATTAAACCCAACCTGGAACCAAGAGTTCTGTTTCAAGGTTGAAGACCTGAATGATGAACTCTTAATCTCTGTACTCGACGAAGATAAATACTTCAATGATGATTTCATTGGACAGATCAAAATCCCTGTTTCTCAAGTTTTCGATTCTATTGACCAGTCTCTAGGCACTACTTGGCACTCATTGCACCCCAAGaacaagaagttgaagaacaaggATTGCG GTGAAATTCTTCTTACCATTAACTTCGTTCAAAGTAATTCTCTAGTCGATTGTCAACTGCATGATGACCTGCTACAGAATCTAACCGATTCAGGATCGTTTAGTTCTGTGAGATCATCCACCGATTCCATTAGGGTTACATCTCCGGTCAGATCAGAAGACTCGGTATCTTCCAAAGAAAAGAAGCTTGCAGTTAGATTATCTCAAAAGTTTTTCTCGAGGGGAGATAAGGACACGCCTTCTTCACCCGCCTCCAGTGGAATTGACTCGCCAGACATTCAACTGGCAGCCGCCGCCGCCACTGATGAACAGTCTGCCCAAACTTTCGAACAACAACTGAAAACATTGGAGTCCAAACACCAAGAAATCGAAACACCAAACAGTTTACCAGGAGGAATTGTTCTCGATCAGTTATACGCAATTTCTCCATCAGAACTGAATTCTGTGGTCTTTTCGCAGGATTCAACTATTTTAAATTCGTTAGCAGAGCTGCAGAATAATACGGATCTGCAAGTAGGAGCATGGAAATTGGAAGCGGTTGGGGATAATTTGAAAAGGGTTGTTACCTATACTAAAGCCGCGAGCAAACTAGTTAAGGCCACAAGAGCTACCGAAGAACACACATACATAAAAGCAGATGGGAAAACTTTTGCAGTCTTGGCAATTGTAAGTACTCCAGATGTTCCGTATGGAGGCACCTTTAAGGTAGAGGTGCTTTATCTCATTAAACCAGGACCCGAGCTCCCATCTGAGAAACCCTCATCCCAGATGGTGATTTCATGGCGGGTTAATTTTCTTCAGAGCACTATGATGAAGGGTATGATTGAGGGTGGAGCTAGGCAAGGTATTAAGGAAAACTTTATCAATTTTGGGAACATATTGATCCAGAGTGTTAAGCCGGTTGATATGAAGGACATTGCTTCGAATAAGGAACAGGTTTTGGCTTCATTGCAGACAGAGCCGGAATCAGACTTGAAATTGGCGGCTAAAATGTTCTCAAATCTTACTGTTTTGTTTGCTATTGTTCTTGGAGTGTATGTGTTGGTGCACGTCTGGCTAGCTGCTCcaaatcagattcaaggatttgAGTTTGTTGGGTTAGATTTGCCGGATTCAATTGGGGAAATTGTTGTTGGTGGGATCTTGACACTTCTAGGTGCTAGATTGCTGGATTTGTTTTCGCGTTTCATGCAAGCAAGAACACAAAAGGGTGGTGATCATGGGATTAAAGCTAAAGGAGACGGTTGGTTGCTTACTGTTGCCTTGATTGAAGGTTGCAATTTGCCTGCTGTCGATTCGAGTGGCTTCTCGGATCCCTATGTGGTTTTTACGTGCAATGGAAAAACGAAAACTAGCTCCATTAAATTTCATGGTGCTGATCCTCAGTGGAATG AAATATTTGAATTCGACGCAATGGATGACTCTCCATCTGTGCTAGACGTTGAGGTTTATGATTTCGACGGGCCTTTCAGCGAAGCTGCATCTCTCGGGCATTCTAAGATAAATTTTGTAACGAATAATATATCGGATTTGGCTGATGTGTGGCTACCCCTTCAAGGCAAGTTAGCTCAGACATGTCAGTCAAAGATTCATTTGAGAATCTTCCTAGACAATACCAGAGGAAATAATGTCGTCGTCTCTGAATATTTAACAAAGATGGAGAAGGAAGTTGGTACAAAG TTAAAACCGCGATCGCCTCAAAAGAACTCCGCGTTTCAGAAACTGTTTGGGCTTACAGATCAAGAGTTTCTCATCAATGATTTTGCTTGTCACTTGAAACGCAAAATGCCACTACAGGGTCGGCTGTTTCTATCTGCGAGAATAATTGGGTTTCATGGAGATATATTTGGCCGCAAAACAAATTTCTTTTTCCTTTGGGAGGACATAGAAGATATTCAAGTCATTCCTCCTACTTTGTCGTCAATGGGAAGTCCTATTGTCGTCATAACGCTAAAACCTGGCAGGGGGGAGGATGCAAGAGAGGGTGCGAAGATGCAAGATGCGCAAGGCAGGCTGAAATTTCATTTCCAGACTTTCGTTTCTTTCAACATTGCTTACAGGACAGTTATGGCACTTTGGAAAGCAAAATCTTTGAGTCCGGAGCAGAAGGTGCAGATTGTAGAGGAGGAATCTGAAGCTAAGATGCTCCAACCCGAAGATATTGGCTCGTTCTTGGGCGTTGAAGATGTTGTTAACCAATCGCTCGTTTATTCTAAAGTCATCGCTGTCCCT ACAAGCTTCTTCATGGAGTTATTCATTGGGAGTGCACTGGAAGTGAAAGTAATGGAGAGTGCGGGTTGTGTGAATTATTGTCATAGCACATGGGAGTTCGACGATTCTGATATTTGTCAAAGGAATATCAATTACAAATTCGATAAGAGCATATCGCGTTTCAGAGGAGAAGTGACGAGCATTCAGCAAAGATCGCATCTCCCTGATCAGACCAATGGTTGGCTCATTGAAGAAGTCATGACTCTGCAAGGGATTCCTTTGGGCGACTACTTCAGT ATTCACCTGAAATATCAAATTGAAGATTTACTTCAATCAATACCAAGATCTAATGGATGTAATGTCCAAGTGTTCTTCGGAATTGGATGGCTGAAGAACACTAGACATCAGAAGAGGATCACAAAGAACATTGTGTCGAGTATGCATAACAGACTAAAGATCATATTTGATACAGTTGAGAAGGAATTTGCCTTAGAAAATGGAGCTGCATCATCATTGTAG
- the LOC124916389 gene encoding subtilisin-like protease SBT5.4, whose protein sequence is MDAGNIMFFLLTFCLLSSPATLVSAAKHPYVVYMGAHSHREYNDMNNNIDLDTLVKSSHMQFLSPYLLSQESASDVIIHSYTKNINGFTAMLDEDQAKEIAKNPKVVSVFLNKAKNLHTTHSWDFMLLEEVDKKSRVAIRPNAIWKSADYGEDIIVANLDTGVWPESKSFSDEGYTYGPVPSRWKGFCENNTKDAVPCNKKLIGAKFYNAVYRAAGGEVPPSTNSARDYDGHGSHTLSTAGGNFVDNANVFGVGNGTAKGGSPRARVASYKVCWTPVNNSGSCYDGDMIQAMDAAINDGVDVLSLSLGGDAADYLSDSIAIGGFHAVKKGIVMVLSAGNSGPTPYTVENLAPWLITVAASTMDREFQTLVKLANGKIYVGTSLTKPLPKQGMYQIISADDAGLEGVPSVDSLLCLNGTLDPMKVKGKVLACLRGENSRVEKGLMAAQAGAVGMILCNDETTGNEIIADPHVLPTSHVTYKDGLAIFEYIKTDKRPSGYISETKLKFDQKPAPFMASFSSQGPNKITPGILKPDITAPGVNIIAAYTGSKSPTESELDKRRTPFITESGTSMSCPHVAGVVGLIRKIHPDWSPAAIKSAIMTTARTRDNRGKPMVDGNFKKATPFNYGAGHMRPNRAMDPGLVYDSNIIDHMNFLCAIGYNSTVISYFSGIPHICPKDASLLNYNYPSITVDDLSNPVVVTRTLKNVGKPGTYVARIRSPPGTIVTVQPAALTFSKIGQEKSYILKMKKKDNVRMTMDYVFGEVSWSDKEHYVRSPITVGFGSLSPSSIHHDAAALANSRTGI, encoded by the exons ATGGACGCCGGAAACATCATGTTTTTCCTCCTCACTTTTTGCCTCCTTTCTTCTCCGGCGACATTGGTTTCCGCAGCCAAACAT CCTTATGTAGTCTACATGGGAGCACATTCACATCGAGAATATAATGACATGAACAACAATATTGATCTAGATACTCTAGTTAAGAGTTCTCATATGCAATTTCTTTCACCTTATCTCTTGAG CCAAGAGAGTGCTAGCGATGTGATTATTCATTCCTACACGAAAAACATCAACGGGTTCACTGCCATGCTCGACGAAGACCAAGCGAAAGAAATTGCGA AAAATCCGAAAGTTGTGTCGGTTTTCTTAAACAAAGCTAAGAACTTGCACACAACACATTCATGGGATTTCATGCTTCTTGAAGAGGTTGATAAGAAATCTAGGGTTGCCATTCGTCCTAATGCTATATGGAAGAGCGCAGACTATGGTGAAGATATTATCGTCGCAAATTTAGACACTG gtGTATGGCCCGAGTCTAAGAGCTTCTCCGATGAAGGCTATACTTATGGTCCGGTTCCATCGCGTTGGAAAGGGTTTTGTGAGAACAATACTAAAGACGCAGTTCCTTGCAATAA GAAACTGATCGGAGCAAAGTTCTACAATGCAGTTTACAGAGCAGCGGGAGGCGAAGTGCCGCCGTCGACCAACTCCGCCCGCGATTACGACGGTCACGGATCCCACACTCTGTCCACCGCCGGCGGCAACTTCGTCGACAACGCAAACGTTTTCGGAGTTGGAAACGGCACCGCCAAGGGCGGATCTCCAAGGGCTCGTGTCGCTTCCTATAAGGTCTGCTGGACTCCTGTCAACAATTCAGGTTCGTGTTATGACGGTGACATGATTCAGGCCATGGATGCAGCCATCAACGACGGCGTAGACGTGCTTTCGCTCTCCCTCGGTGGCGATGCGGCCGATTACTTGAGTGATAGTATCGCAATCGGCGGTTTCCACGCTGTGAAGAAAGGGATTGTAATGGTTTTATCTGCAGGTAACAGTGGACCGACTCCTTATACTGTTGAGAACCTTGCCCCGTGGTTAATCACCGTCGCGGCCAGCACCATGGATCGCGAATTCCAAACCCTAGTTAAACTCGCCAATGGAAAAATCTACGTG GGGACCAGCTTAACTAAGCCTTTACCAAAACAGGGCATGTATCAGATTATTTCAGCCGATGATGCTGGTCTCGAAGGCGTCCCTTCTGTAGATTC TTTGCTGTGTTTAAATGGAACTTTAGATCCAATGAAGGTAAAGGGTAAAGTGTTGGCTTGTTTAAGAGGTGAGAATTCTAGAGTAGAGAAAGGATTAATGGCTGCTCAAGCCGGCGCTGTCGGTATGATTCTCTGCAACGATGAAACCACCGGCAATGAGATCATCGCCGACCCTCATGTTCTTCCTACTTCACATGTTACCTATAAAGACGGTTTGGCCATTTTCGAATACATCAAGACAGACAAGAGACCATCCGGATATATATCCGAAACCAAGCTAAAGTTTGACCAGAAACCCGCACCATTCATGGCTTCTTTCTCTTCCCAAGGTCCCAACAAAATAACACCAGGAATTCTCAAGCCCGACATAACAGCACCTGGAGTGAACATCATAGCAGCATACACAGGTTCAAAGAGTCCAACCGAAAGTGAACTTGACAAACGAAGAACACCATTCATAACCGAATCAGGTACATCCATGTCATGCCCACACGTTGCTGGAGTCGTGGGTCTGATCAGGAAAATCCATCCTGACTGGAGCCCGGCCGCTATAAAATCAGCCATCATGACAACAGCAAGAACCAGAGACAACAGAGGAAAGCCAATGGTCGACGGAAACTTCAAAAAAGCCACACCCTTTAACTACGGAGCCGGACATATGCGGCCAAACCGAGCAATGGACCCGGGTTTGGTCTACGATTCGAACATCATCGATCACATGAACTTCCTTTGCGCAATTGGGTACAACTCAACCGTGATCAGTTACTTCTCCGGAATTCCTCACATATGTCCTAAGGATGCGAGTCTTCTCAACTATAACTACCCGTCAATAACCGTGGATGATTTATCGAATCCGGTTGTTGTAACTCGAACTCTTAAGAATGTGGGCAAACCCGGAACCTATGTTGCCCGTATTCGTTCTCCGCCAGGAACTATAGTGACGGTTCAGCCGGCGGCTCTAACGTTTTCGAAGATTGGACAGgaaaagagttatattttgaaaatgaagaaaaaagatAATGTGAGAATGACGATGGATTATGTATTTGGAGAGGTTTCGTGGTCTGATAAAGAACACTACGTTAGGAGTCCTATTACCGTTGGATTTGGGTCTCTGTCGCCATCATCAATTCACCACGATGCTGCTGCTCTTGCTAATTCAAGAACCGGGatctaa
- the LOC124913959 gene encoding probable galacturonosyltransferase 4: MKMKLKMRKPALFLLLMTVIAPIVLYTDRIGSFRASSTRDEYIEDISTFTLGADVRALNLLPQEPLTTLKEPLGIVFVENSTSQIQTPQDSNSTTGESLRKNSRQLTEESIENKTTTNKESVINNHTSVENPIKQVTERKHKAGKQGAIKEVASSKTKTNTEKLNNPVVVVDDGVLQLKDQLIRGRVYLSLSATRNNPHFVRELRLRMKEIQRLLGDAVKDSDLPKSWNDKMKSMEQTLEKGKQIQDDCTSAVKKLRAMLQSTEEQVRVHKKQALFLTHLTAKTMPKGLHCLPLRLTSEYFTLDSSKRNFANQENLEDPSLFHYALFTDNVLAAAVVVNSTISHAKDPTKHVFHIVTDKLNYAAMSMWFLSSPPGKATIQVQNIDEFTWLNSSYSPVLKQLGSQSMIDYYFKTRRSDSDPNLKYRNPKYLSMMNHLRFYLPEIFPKLNKVLFLDDDIVVQKDLSGLWNIDMKGKVNGAVETCGESFHRFDRYLNFSNPLISKNFDPHACGWAYGMNLFDLLEWKRQNITEVYHSWQNLNRDRQLWKLGTLPPGLITFWNRTYPLDRSWHVLGLGYNPSVSLKEIDRSAVMHYNGNLKPWLEIAIPKFRSYWTKYVDYDHVYLRECNINQ, encoded by the exons atgaagatgaagttgaagatgagAAAACCGGCTCTGTTTCTGCTTCTTATGACCGTTATCGCCCCCATTGTCCTCTACACCGACAGAATCGGTAGCTTTAGAGCTTCTTCAA CTAGAGATGAATACATAGAAGACATCTCCACTTTC ACTTTGGGTGCTGATGTTAGGGCTTTAAATTTGCTTCCTCAG GAGCCATTAACAACCTTAAAAGAACCGTTAGGTATTGTCTTTGTTGAGAACAGCACATCTCAAATTCAAACTCCCCAAGATTCCAATTCCACGACAGGAGAAAGTCTTCGGAAGAACAGTAGACAACTAACCGAAG AATCAATTGAGAACAAGACAACAACAAATAAGGAAAGTGTGATTAATAATCATACTTCAGTTGAGAATCCTATCAAACAGGTGACCGAAAGAAAGCATAAAGCAGGGAAGCAAGGAGCTATTAAGGAAGTAGCCTCTTCGAAAACAAAAACCAACACTGAGAAATTGAATAATCCAGTGGTAGTAGTAGACGATGGTGTTCTTCAGCTTAAAGATCAGCTCATTAGGGGAAGAGTATACCTTTCTCTTTCAGCTACGAGAAACAACCCACATTTCGTTAGAGAACTTCGTCTACGAATGAAGGAAATCCAACGCCTGCTTGGCGACGCAGTTAAAGATTCCGATTTACCTAAAAG TTGGAACGATAAGATGAAGAGCATGGAGCAAACGTTGGAAAAAGGTAAACAAATTCAAGACGACTGTACATCTGCGGTTAAGAAGCTTCGGGCAATGCTTCAGTCTACAGAAGAACAAGTTCGGGTTCACAAGAAACAGGCTTTGTTCTTGACTCATTTGACTGCGAAAACTATGCCCAAGGGTCTTCATTGTCTTCCTTTACGTCTTACTTCTGAATATTTTACGTTGGATTCTTCAAAACGTAATTTCGCGAATCAAGAGAATCTTGAGGACCCATCTCTCTTCCATTATGCTTTGTTCACTGATAACGTCTTGGCCGCCGCCGTCGTTGTGAATTCAACTATTTCCCACGCCAAG GATCCGACAAAACATGTTTTCCACATTGTGACTGACAAACTAAACTATGCAGCCATGAGCATGTGGTTTCTGTCGAGTCCCCCTGGGAAAGCGACGATACAAGTCCAGAATATCGACGAGTTTACATGGTTAAACTCCAGTTACAGTCCGGTTCTTAAACAGCTCGGTTCTCAATCGATGATAGATTATTACTTCAAGACTCGTCGATCAGATTCTGATCCTAATTTGAAGTATCGCAACCCAAAGTACCTTTCGATGATGAACCATCTTCGGTTTTACTTGCCCGAGATCTTCCCGAAACTTAATAAGGTTTTGTTCTTAGACGACGATATAGTGGTACAGAAGGATCTTTCAGGGCTTTGGAATATTGATATGAAGGGAAAAGTTAACGGAGCAGTCGAGACATGTGGCGAAAGCTTTCACAGATTCGATAGATATCTTAACTTCTCGAATCCATTAATTTCGAAGAATTTTGATCCCCACGCCTGCGGGTGGGCATATGGgatgaatttatttgatttgcTAGAATGGAAGCGGCAGAATATTACAGAGGTTTACCACTCATGGCAAAATCTG aaccGCGATAGACAGCTGTGGAAGTTGGGGACGCTGCCACCCGGTTTGATTACGTTTTGGAATCGAACATATCCCCTTGATCGATCTTGGCATGTTCTTGGTCTTGGGTATAACCCGAGTGTTAGTTTGAAGGAGATTGATAGATCGGCTGTGATGCATTATAATGGAAACTTGAAACCGTGGCTTGAGATTGCTATACCTAAATTCAGAAGTTACTGGACGAAATACGTTGATTACGACCATGTTTATTTACGGGAGTGCAACATAAACCAATAG
- the LOC124914027 gene encoding glucose-1-phosphate adenylyltransferase small subunit, chloroplastic/amyloplastic-like, with protein sequence MATAYMGISPSFGRRTASNRVSSTSLSGQQCDKMSSTLSASRSSSLTGGTIRFNAGLISRTCRHLRTSHFMVSPKAVSDSSSSQTCLEPDASRSVLGIILGGGAGTRLYPLTKKRAKPAVPLGANYRLIDIPVSNCLNSNILKIYVLTQFNSASLNRHLSRAYASNMGGYKNEGFVEVLAAQQSPENPEWFQGTADAVRQYLWLFEEHNVMEFLVLAGDHLYRMDYEKFIQSHRETNADITVAALPMDEKRATAFGLMKIDEEGRIIEFAEKPKGEQLKAMMVDTTILGLDDERAKEMPYIASMGIYVFSKDVMLDLLRGKFPAANDFGSEVIPGATSIGLRVQAYLYDGYWEDIGTIEAFYHANLGITKKPVPDFSFYDRSAPIYTQPRYLPPSKMLDADITDSVIGEGCVIKNCKIHHSVIGLRSCISEGAVIEDTLVMGADYYETDADRRLLLEKGGVPIGIGRDSHIKKAIIDKNARIGSNVKILNLENIQEAARETEGFFIKSGIVTVIKDALIPCGTVI encoded by the exons ATGGCGACAGCATACATGGGAATTTCTCCTTCATTTGGCCGGAGGACAGCCTCGAACCGCGTTTCTTCAACTTCACTCTCCGGCCAGCAATGTGACAAGATGAGCAGCACCCTTTCGGCTTCTCGTTCTTCTTCTCTAACTGGAGGAACTATCCGATTCAACGCAGGACTCATCAGTCGTACTTGCCGCCATCTCAGGACATCTCATTTTATGGTTTCTCCAAAGGCTGTTTCCGACTCTAGTTCTTCCCAAACCTGTCTTGAGCCCGATGCTAGCCGG AGTGTTCTGGGAATCATTCTTGGTGGTGGAGCTGGAACAAGGCTCTATCCACTTACGAAGAAGAGAGCAAAACCAGCTGTTCCATTGGGAGCAAATTACAGGTTGATCGACATACCCGTAAGCAATTGCTTGAACAGCAATATATTGAAGATTTACGTGCTTACTCAGTTCAACTCCGCATCTCTTAACCGACATTTGTCCCGCGCATATGCAAGTAATATGGGTGGGTATAAGAATGAAGGTTTTGTGGAAGTTCTTGCTGCTCAGCAGAGCCCAGAAAATCCAGAATGGTTCCAG GGCACAGCTGATGCTGTGAGACAGTATCTATGGCTGTTTGAGGAACATAATGTTATGGAGTTCCTGGTTCTTGCTGGAGATCATTTGTATCGCATGGACTATGAAAAGTTTATCCAGTCACATAGAGAAACCAACGCCGACATTACAGTGGCTGCTTTACCTATGGATGAGAAACGTGCCACGGCGTTTGGTCTCATGAAAATTGATGAGGAAGGCAGGATTATTGAATTTGCGGAGAAGCCAAAAGGAGAACAGTTGAAGGCTATGATG GTTGATACTACCATTTTAGGTCTTGATGATGAGAGAGCTAAGGAGATGCCTTATATTGCAAGTATGGGCATATACGTTTTCAGCAAGGATGTAATGTTGGATTTACTTAGAGGAAAGTTCCCTGCTGCTAATGATTTCGGAAGCGAGGTCATTCCAGGTGCCACATCAATCGGATTGAGG GTTCAAGCTTACTTGTATGATGGTTACTGGGAAGATATTGGTACAATTGAGGCGTTCTATCATGCCAATTTGGGCATAACTAAAAAACCAGTACCAGATTTCag TTTCTATGATCGATCTGCTCCAATCTACACACAACCGAGATATTTACCTCCTTCGAAAATGCTTGATGCTGATATAACTGACAGTGTTATTGGTGAAGGATGTGTGATTAAG AACTGTAAGATTCACCATTCTGTAATTGGGCTGCGATCTTGTATCTCTGAGGGTGCAGTTATTGAGGACACATTGGTAATGGGAGCGGACTACTATGAG ACTGATGCAGACAGAAGGCTTCTTCTTGAGAAGGGAGGAGTTCCTATTGGTATAGGGAGGGACTCTCATATAAAGAAAGCGATAATCGATAAGAATGCACGTATTGGAAGCAACGTGAAG ATTTTGAACTTGGAGAACATTCAGGAAGCAGCAAGAGAAACAGAGGGATTCTTCATAAAGAGTGGGATTGTGACTGTGATCAAAGATGCCTTGATTCCATGTGGAACTGTcatctaa
- the LOC124916391 gene encoding uncharacterized protein LOC124916391 yields MASLTTSYSDYSFSFKLFISFVVYGYCVSLIIINPASSAPTPPPPSSILLTSVCRNTTDYNFCFDSLSSSDPRAATATADPIELAYASFRLAYSKATATKAYIDDHLLKSSSSSEAASNPLHRCSGFYEEAMEALEAAYGDLDSESYYWLAELAGVAGKKVADCNKSFIRRKVPTPLSRMIRDLKNLCQICLVISNLFITS; encoded by the coding sequence ATGGCGTCACTTACAACATCTTACAGCGATTACAGTTTTTCCTTCAAGCTCTTCATCTCCTTCGTCGTCTATGGCTATTGCGTCTCTCTCATAATCATCAATCCAGCTTCCTCTGCTCCgactcctcctcctccatcgaGCATCCTGCTGACCAGCGTCTGCAGAAACACAACCGATTACAATTTCTGTTTTGACTCACTCAGCTCCTCTGATCCTCGAGCGGCCACTGCCACTGCGGATCCTATTGAACTAGCATATGCCTCATTCCGTTTGGCTTACTCCAAAGCCACCGCCACAAAAGCATACATCGATGATCATCTGCTAAAATCGTCTTCCTCTTCCGAAGCTGCTTCAAATCCTCTCCATCGTTGCAGCGGTTTCTACGAGGAGGCTATGGAAGCCCTAGAGGCGGCTTACGGTGACTTAGATTCAGAATCTTATTACTGGCTAGCGGAACTTGCTGGAGTTGCCGGTAAGAAGGTCGCCGATTGCAACAAAAGTTTCATCCGTAGAAAAGTTCCGACTCCGTTGTCACGCATGATTCGTGACTTGAAGAATCTTTGTCAGATCTGTTTAGTTATCTCTAATCTGTTTATtacttcttaa